The genomic interval GCCTTACGCTCAAGGGGTTATCGCAGAAGGGGGCTATGGTGCCGTCGAAGTCCAGCATAAGCCAGGGCTCTTTGGATCTGGATACCCATGAGAAGAAGGGGGCTAGGGCGGGGATCAACTACAGCACCTCCACCCGATCGGAGGCCGTCCCGGTATTAAGGGCCAGCATGAGGGAAAGGTGGTTCCTGAGCAGCCGGGTGATGAGGAAGTGCTCCTTCACCAGCTCCCTGCCGGCCTTACCCATGCGCTCCCGTTGCTTGGGGTTGTTTAAAAGCTCCACCAGGCGCATGGAGCCCCCTTCGGGGGTTTGCACCCTGTAACCGGTGATCTGGTTTAGGACCTGAAGCCTTATGCCCCCCGTGTCCCCACCTATGACCGGCTTGCCCTTCCATAGGGCCTCCGATACGGTAAGGCCGAACCCCTCCCGGGTGGACTTTTGGAACACCACCTGCGCCGATCGCTGGAGGGAGTTTATGACCCTGTGGGCGTCCGGCGGCAGCAGCAGTACCTTCGCGAATGGAAGCCTCTCAGCGCGCCGGTAAACCTCCTCCAGCACCGCGGCGCCTTCCGGGTCGTCGTCGGCCCCTCCGCCCGCCAGGACGAGCCTTAGGTTAACCTGTCTTGAGGCCAGCTCGCAGGCCCTCATGACCCCTAAGGGGTCTTTGAAACGATCGAAGCGGGACACCTGGATCACCAGATGGGACGGGTCCTTTAGGTCTATGCCCAAGGGCCTGAGGATGCTCTCGCACTCCTCCGGCGGGATGTACTGGTTTTTGGGGCTTACGGGGTCTATGGCGGGGGGTATTATAAAGGCCGGTATTTCCAGGGGCTGGGCGAAGTCCGGCAGGGAGAAGATGGCGGCGTCGCATCGGCTTACGTGCCCTGCCAGGTACCTCCAGACCTTGCGGTCCGGGTTGCTGGCGTCTATGTGGCACCGCCATATCCACTTCCCCCTCCTGGAGGCGGAGAGGGATGCCAGCATGGCGGGCTGGGGGTCGTGGATGAACACGAAGTCCGCGTCTTCCAGCTTGTCCCTCATGGAAGCCCAGTTCCTCAAGTTCGCCGCCTCATAGGCGGCGAACATCGAGTCCGTGATGTCCT from Thermanaerothrix sp. carries:
- a CDS encoding glycosyltransferase → MSLLDLYVEHCGPEEVRLLRQMGAMLEGQRLVHVNSTRRGGGVAEILERLVPLQRELGIDSNWEGIEGDPAFFEVTKAFHNALQGKRQDITDSMFAAYEAANLRNWASMRDKLEDADFVFIHDPQPAMLASLSASRRGKWIWRCHIDASNPDRKVWRYLAGHVSRCDAAIFSLPDFAQPLEIPAFIIPPAIDPVSPKNQYIPPEECESILRPLGIDLKDPSHLVIQVSRFDRFKDPLGVMRACELASRQVNLRLVLAGGGADDDPEGAAVLEEVYRRAERLPFAKVLLLPPDAHRVINSLQRSAQVVFQKSTREGFGLTVSEALWKGKPVIGGDTGGIRLQVLNQITGYRVQTPEGGSMRLVELLNNPKQRERMGKAGRELVKEHFLITRLLRNHLSLMLALNTGTASDRVEVL